The following coding sequences are from one Carassius gibelio isolate Cgi1373 ecotype wild population from Czech Republic chromosome B7, carGib1.2-hapl.c, whole genome shotgun sequence window:
- the LOC127962672 gene encoding telomerase Cajal body protein 1-like, whose translation MSGAAQSGDGGAGHDTEADGEPPREAYHQGEVEGEEPAAKQPRLEQEDVGLELEMIQMAVVPSADTCGSHGAAATSEEVACHQTDETGQAMGPEDIEGDGDRETLRPTEEDIADEPEKYNSQEQSCQGLDFSQSPQMLTGSWAEYTHTAENYLRGCKWAPDGSCIVSNSADNVLRVYNLPPELYSSHWDMLSEMSPVLKMAEGDTIYDYCWFPKMTSMDPDTCFIASSSRDNPVHIWDAFYGDLRASFRPYNHLDELTAAHSLCFSPDGSQLYCGFDKTVRVFHTERPGRDCEQRPTMVKKQGQTGIISCIAFSSCQSMYACGSYSRSAGLYSCEDGSLLALLPARHRGGLTHLLFSPNGYHLFTGGRKDSEILCWDLRDPGQVLLSMHRNVNTNQRIYFDLDQSGRYLLSGDTDGVVSVWDTLTAPPDGNEETLQPALQFQAHTNCTNGISVHPFMPLVASSSGQRNFCWPSDSEDSESDLDEGNVMSSNSVRQDNALVLWWAGPLGSTNERVREEEPAVIES comes from the exons ATGTCCGGTGCAGCTCAGAGCGGTGATGGTGGAGCAGGACACGACACAGAAGCTGATGGGGAACCTCCTCGTGAGGCTTATCATCAGGGAGAGGTGGAAGGAGAAGAGCCAGCAGCAAAACAGCCTCGACTGGAGCAGGAAGATGTAGGTCTTGAGTTAGAAATGATACAGATGGCTGTGGTGCCTTCAGCAGACACATGTGGGAGCCATGGTGCAGCTGCGACTTCAGAGGAAG TCGCCTGTCATCAGACTGATGAAACAGGACAGGCTATGGGGCCTGAGGACATTGAAGGAGATGGGGACAGAGAAACACTCAGACCGACTGAGGAGGACATAGCAGATGAGCCTGAGAAGTACAATTCACAAGAGCAGAGCTG TCAGGGCCTCGACTTCAGCCAGAGCCCTCAGATGCTGACGGGCTCCTGGGCCGAGTACACTCACACCGCTGAGAATTACCTCAGAGGCTGCAAATG GGCTCCGGATGGTTCCTGCATTGTCTCAAACAGCGCTGATAATGTTCTTCGTGTGTATAACCTCCCGCCTGAGCTGTACAGCAGCCACTGGGACATGCTTTCTGAAATG AGTCCAGTGCTGAAGATGGCTGAAGGAGACACCATCTATGACTACTGCTGGTTCCCGAAGATGACGTCTATGGACCCAGACACATGCTT CATTGCCAGCAGTAGCCGAGACAACCCCGTCCACATATGGGACGCGTTTTACGGGGACCTCCGGGCATCTTTTCGCCCCTACAACCACCTGGATGAGCTGACAGCGGCCCATTCGCTGTGTTTCTCTCCCGACGGCTCTCAGCTCTACTGCGGCTTTGACAAAACCGTCAGGGTCTTCCACACCGAGCGTCCTGGGAGAGACTGCGAGCAGAGGCCCACCATGG TCAAGAAACAGGGTCAGACTGGCATTATCTCCTGTATAGCCTTCAGTTCGTGTCAGTCCATGTACGCCTGTGGGTCGTACTCTCGTTCGGCCGGTCTCTACTCATGTGAGGACGGTTCTCTGCTGGCTCTGCTGCCCGCTCGACACCGCGGAGGACTTACACACCTGCTGTTCTCACCCAACGGCTATCACCTGTTCACGGGCGGCCGTAAG GATTCGGAGATCCTTTGCTGGGACCTCAGAGATCCGGGACAAGTTCTGTTGTCCATGCACAGGAACGTCAACACAAACCAGCGCATCTACTTTGACCTGGACCA ATCTGGCCGATATCTTCTGAGTGGGGACACAGATGGTGTGGTGTCGGTGTGGGACACCCTCACAGCGCCACCTGATGGGAACGAGGAGACACTACAACCTGCGCTGCAGTTTCAGGCGCACACTAATTGCACTAATGGCATCAG CGTGCATCCTTTCATGCCATTGGTGGCTTCGTCTAGTGGTCAGCGTAATTTCTGTTGGCCGTCTGACAGCGAGGACTCTGAGTCTGATTTGGATGAGGGGAATGTGATGTCATCAAACAGTGTTCGACAGGACAATGCTCTGGTGCTGTGGTGGGCCGGCCCATTGGGCTCAACCAATGAGAGGGTCCGGGAGGAGGAGCCAGCAGTTATTGAGAGCTAG